One segment of Tenrec ecaudatus isolate mTenEca1 chromosome 1, mTenEca1.hap1, whole genome shotgun sequence DNA contains the following:
- the EXTL1 gene encoding exostosin-like 1 has protein sequence MQSWRRKSLWLALSASWLFLLGISPLLHPAVPPRPLPGAPESWPHWLDAELLPSYSQPGELPEDAAPPSRAPSGSGCSWGACFDPSQCRRGGLKVFVYPAAGPTSETHHQILASLQRSRYHTFSHEEACLLLFLSLDAPTGAPSQVPAQWDGGKNHLILSLHPAPFPKTFQLGQAMVAEASPPVDTFRPGFDVALPLLPEAHPLQGGAPGQLRQHSPHPAETLLALAEERGGWRTAGTNSSACRWDGRCEQDLAPNQTHARATLPRATFCLIPSHHSAASSFLQALQAGCIPVLLSPRWELPFSEVIDWNKAAIVADERLLLQVAAALQEMPPARVLALRQQTQFLWDAYFSSVEKIVHTTLEIIQDRISGVSAHPSLMWNKPPGALLALTTFSTSPQDYPFYNLQQGSRPMGRFSALIQVGASAQLPLKLIQAVAGSQHCAQVLVLWSSERPPPPRGKWPKTAVPLTVMEGHRKASDRFFPHSTINTDAILSLDAHCSLSTSEVDFAFVVWQSFPERMVGFLTGSHFWDSARGGWGYTAEKANEFSMVLTSAAFYHRYYHTLFTHSLPRALRTLADGAPGCVDVLLNFLVAAVTKLPPIKVPYGTRAPLASGDPRPELQPPDPDCVNLMAAGFGHMPLVSSRLRLDPVLFKDPVSVLRKKYRSLEKP, from the exons ATGCAATCGTGGAGAAGAAAGTCTCTTTGGCTCGCTCTGTCTGCCTCCTGGCTCTTCCTCCTGGGGATCTCCCCGCTTCTCCACCCAGCAGTGCCCCCCAGACCTCTTCCAGGAGCCCCTGAAAGCTGGCCACACTGGCTGGATGCTGAACTTCTGCCAAGCTACTCCCAGCCTGGGGAGCTCCCTGAAGATGCTGCTCCACCTTCCCGAGCCCCCTCTGGCAGCGGCTGCAGCTGGGGAGCCTGCTTTGACCCTTCCCAGTGCCGGCGTGGTGGCCTCAAGGTATTTGTGTACCCCGCGGCTGGACCCACCTCTGAGACACATCACCAGATCCTGGCTTCCCTCCAGCGCTCCCGATACCACACATTCAGCCACGAAGAggcctgcctcctcctcttcctcagcctGGATGCCCCCACTGGAGCGCCCAGCCAGGTGCCTGCGCAGTGGGATGGGGGCAAGAATCACCTCATCCTCAGTCTCCACCCAGCCCCTTTCCCCAAGACCTTCCAGCTGGGACAGGCCATGGTGGCTGAGGCCAGCCCCCCCGTGGACACCTTCCGACCCGGCTTTGATGTGGCCCTTCCACTTCTCCCTGAAGCCCACCCTTTGCAAGGGGGAGCTCCCGGCCAGCTGCGGCAGCACAGCCCTCACCCTGCAGAGACCCTGCTAGCCCTGGCAGAGGAGAGAGGTGGGTGGCGCACGGCGGGCACCAACTCCTCTGCCTGCCGCTGGGATGGGCGCTGTGAGCAGGATCTTGCACCTAATCA GACCCACGCCAGGGCGACACTACCCAGAGCCACCTTCTGCCTCATCCCCAGCCACCACTCTGCTGCCTCCAGTTTCCTCCAAGCCCTGCAG GCTGGCTGTATCCCCGTGCTTCTCAGTCCCCGCTGGGAGCTGCCCTTCTCCGAGGTCATCGATTGGAACAAGGCAGCCATTGTAGCCGATGAGAGGCTCCTGTTACAG GTTGCGGCTGCCCTTCAGGAGATGCCACCTGCCCGCGTCCTGGCCCTGCGTCAGCAGACTCAGTTCCTGTGGGATGCCTACTTCTCTTCAGTGGAGAAGATTGTCCACACTACTCTGGAG ATTATTCAGGACCGGATCTCTGGAGTGTCTGCCCACCCCTCCCTGATGTGGAACAAGCCCCCAGGGGCACTCCTGGCCCTGACGACATTTTCCACAAGCCCCCAGGATTATCCCTTCTACAACCTGCAGCAGG GCTCCCGACCTATGGGCCGGTTCAGTGCCTTGATCCAGGTGGGGGCCTCTGCCCAGCTCCCCCTGAAGCTCATCCAGGCGGTGGCAGGCTCCCAGCACTGTGCCCAG GTTTTGGTTCTCTGGAGCAGTGAGAggccacccccacccaggggcaAGTGGCCCAAGACAGCCGTCCCCTTGACAGTCATGGAGGGGCacaggaag GCCAGTGATCGCTTCTTCCCACACAGCACCATCAACACGGATGCCATTCTCAGCCTCGACGCCCACTGCAGTCTTTCCACAAGTGAG GTGGACTTTGCCTTTGTGGTGTGGCAGAGCTTCCCGGAGCGGATGGTGGGCTTTCTGACCGGGAGCCACTTCTGGGACTCTGCCCGGGGGGGCTGGGGCTACACTGCTGAGAAGGCCAACGAGTTCTCCATGGTTCTCACCTCAGCTGCCTTCTACCATAG GTACTACCACACTCTCTTCACCCACTCCCTGCCCAGAGCTCTCAGGACGCTGGCCGACGGGGCACCCGGCTGTGTGGACGTCCTGCTGAACTTCCTGGTGGCAGCAGTAACCAAGCTGCCCCCTATCAAGGTGCCCTATGGGACGAGAGCTCCCCTG GCTTCTGGGGATCCCCGGCCCGAGCTGCAGCCCCCTGACCCGGACTGCGTCAATTTGATGGCTGCAGGGTTCGGCCACATGCCCCTGGTGTCCTCTCGCCTCCGCCTGGACCCGGTGCTCTTCAAGGACCCGGTTTCCGTCCTGCGCAAGAAGTATCGCAGCCTGGAAAAGCCCTAG
- the SLC30A2 gene encoding proton-coupled zinc antiporter SLC30A2 has protein sequence MRATEKRRLLDNPRRARLYMGSIWQEGSGWVPLPGPSLNLQTIELAAENNHYCHAQRDPGSHRDPKKDRARRQLYVASAICLVFMIGEVIGGYLAHSLAIMTDAAHLLTDFASMLISLFSLWMSSRPATKTMNFGWQRAEILGALLSVLSIWVVTGVLVYLAVERLISGDYEIKGGVMLITSGCAVAVNIIMGLTLHQSGHGHSHGPGHGEEQNPSVRAAFIHVIGDLLQSVGVLVAAYIVYFKPEYKYVDPICTFIFSILVLGTTLTILRDVLVVLMEGTPKGVDFTAVRDLLLAVEGVEALHSLHIWALTVSQPVLSVHIAIARNANAQAVLKMASSQLQGRFHFHTMTIQIEDYSEDMKDCQECQGPSD, from the exons ATGCGGGCCACGGAGAAGCGGCGTCTGCTGGACAACCCGCGCAGAGCCCG GTTATACATGGGATCTATATGGCAGGAAGGGTCGGGCTGGGTCCCTCTCCcaggccctagccttaacctgcaGACCATTGAGCTGGCAGCCGAGAACAACCATTACTGCCATGCCCAGAGGGATCCTGGTAGCCACAGAGACCCCAAGAAGGATCGGGCCCGTCGCCAACTGTATGTGGCCTCCGCCATTTGCCTGGTGTTCATGATCGGGGAAGTCATTG GTGGGTACCTGGCACACAGCCTGGCAATCATGACCGACGCAGCCCACCTGCTCACGGACTTTGCCAGCATGCTCATCAGCCTCTTTTCCCTCTGGATGTCCTCCCGGCCAGCCACCAAGACCATGAACTTCGGCTGGCAGCGAGCTG AGATCCTGGGAGCTCTGCTGTCTGTGCTGTCCATCTGGGTTGTAACGGGGGTGCTGGTGTACCTGGCGGTGGAGCGGCTAATCTCTGGGGACTATGAGATTAAGGGAGGAGTCATGCTGATCACCTCGGGCTGTGCTGTGGCCGTGAACATCAT AATGGGGCTGACGCTCCACCAGTCCGGCCATGGGCACAGCCACGGTCCTGGTCATGG TGAGGAACAGAACCCCAGTGTCCGAGCTGCCTTCATCCACGTGATTGGGGACCTTCTGCAGAGTGTGGGCGTCCTGGTGGCAGCCTACATTGTATACTTTAAG CCCGAGTACAAGTACGTGGATCCGATCTGTACCTTCATCTTCTCCATCCTGGTCCTGGGCACCACCTTGACCATTCTGAGAGATGTCCTTGTGGTGCTCATGGAAG GGACCCCCAAGGGCGTGGACTTCACAGCTGTGCGGGACCTGCTGCTCGCCGTGGAGGGGGTGGAAGCCTTACACAGCCTGCACATCTGGGCGCTGACCGTGTCCCAGCCGGTGCTGTCCGTCCATATTGCCATTG CTCGGAATGCCAATGCCCAGGCCGTGCTGAAGATGGCCAGCTCCCAGCTGCAGGGGAGGTTCCACTTCCACACGATGACCATCCAGATTGAGGACTACTCGGAGGACATGAAGGACTGTCAGGAGTGCCAGGGACCCTCCGATTGA